Proteins encoded by one window of Dioscorea cayenensis subsp. rotundata cultivar TDr96_F1 chromosome 6, TDr96_F1_v2_PseudoChromosome.rev07_lg8_w22 25.fasta, whole genome shotgun sequence:
- the LOC120264010 gene encoding 2-isopropylmalate synthase A-like encodes MVAFPSEMNIVGAEAGARQLEVTINRIGERDGNATLEEVVMAIKCRRELLGLNIGIDTKYIVAASKMVAEFTGLYVQPHKAIVGVNAFAHESGIRQNFSDDDIEALVGNKNGHLKIIWSLGDIQVLMYNLADEQISHERLRIRWNYKLYSTAG; translated from the exons atGGTTGCATTTCCAAGCGAGATGAACATAGTG GGAGCTGAGGCTGGAGCAAGGCAATTAGAGGTCACAATAAATAGGATTGGAGAGAGAGACGGAAATGCAACACTTGAAGAG GTTGTGATGGCAATCAAGTGTAGAAGGGAATTGCTAGGACTTAATATAGGCATTGATACTAAATACATTGTTGCAGCAAGCAAAATG GTTGCGGAGTTCACCGGCTTATATGTGCAACCACATAAAGCTATTGTTGGAGTTAATGCTTTCGCCCACGAAAGCGGCATTCGTcag aatTTTTCTGATGATGATATTGAAGCACTTGTTGGAAATAAAAATggtcatttaaaaataatatggtcaCTTGGTGATATTCAAGTCCTAATGTATAACTTGGCAGATGAACAGATCTCTCATg AAAGACTAAGAATACGATGGAATTATAAGTTATATTCAACAGCAGGGTGA
- the LOC120263886 gene encoding cysteine proteinase 2-like: MMTRMFHLLLLIIIVRSIACSSSSTRPSTIKSLILATLGRSNDSLTFADFAQSYEKQYKSAEEIHKRFGIFMDNFHRIRSTNKKGLRFTVGINEFTDMSFDEFKSKRLIEWNTSVPLANRTRIYNLTDAVAPLMKDWRNDGIISPVRQQGDCFACWAFSAAGAIEAAKNKLENQTVTVSVRQLVDCSTADGGCEGGRTDSAFLYVARNGGINSDPSYPYTGTEGTCSFDPNHIAAKVTGVEWVHYGDEEDLEKVVGLIGPVSVGIQAEGDFLDYKGGIYRTTSCGDPGKLNHAMLVVGYGLDYFDDQPYWILKNSWGDGWGVGGYLFMEKGTNMCGVAYVANFPTVE; the protein is encoded by the exons ATGATGACGCGTATGTTTCATCTCCTACTCCTGATCATCATAGTCCGCAGCATTGCATGTTCTTCTTCCTCAACCCGGCCTAGCACAATCAAGAGCCTCATCCTTGCTACTCTAGGACGCTCAAATGACTCACTGACTTTCGCTGATTTCGCTCAAAG TTATGAAAAGCAATATAAATCAGCAGAAGAGATACACAAAAGATTTGGCATcttcatggataatttccatagAATCAGATCCACAAATAAGAAAGGTCTTCGTTTCACAGTAGGAATCAATG AATTCACAGACATGAGCTTCGATGAATTTAAGTCTAAAAGACTTATTGAATGGAATACCTCAGTGCCTTTGGCTAATAGAACCAGGATTTATAACTTGACTGACGCAGTAGCTCCTCTGATG AAAGACTGGAGAAATGATGGAATTATAAGTCCTGTTCGACAGCAGGGTGATTGTTTTGCTTGTTGGGCTTTCAG CGCTGCAGGAGCAATAGAAGCAGCAAAAAATAAATTGGAAAACCAGACGGTCACTGTCTCTGTGCGGCAACTAGTAGATTGCTCTACTGCAGACGGTGGATGTGAAGGTGGAAGGACAGATAGTGCTTTTTTATATGTTGCACGGAATGGTGGCATCAACAGTGATCCATCCTATCCTTACACAGGCACAGAGGGCACTTGCAGCTTTGACCCAAATCACATTGCTGCCAAGGTCACTGGTGTAGAATGGGTCCATTAT GGTGACGAAGAAGACCTGGAGAAGGTAGTGGGCCTTATAGGGCCAGTCAGTGTTGGGATTCAAGCAGAAGGAGACTTCCTGGACTACAAGGGTGGAATTTATCGCACTACTTCTTGTGGAGATCCAgga AAGCTGAACCATGCGATGCTAGTTGTGGGGTATGGGCTTGATTATTTTGATGATCAACCATACTGGATATTGAAGAACTCATGGGGAGATGGCTGGGGAGTGGGCGgatatttatttatggaaaaaGGAACAAATATGTGCG GTGTGGCTTATGTGGCTAATTTTCCTACCGTTGAATGA
- the LOC120263988 gene encoding thiol protease aleurain-like translates to MVRLVHLLLIIITLFTISCVSSSSSNPTMTTKDFILATLGHTDDSLNFAEFAEKYGKRYESVEEIKKKFAVFKDHLKEIKSHNEKGLSFTLGINEFSDMTWEEFKAKRLRYKCCGKNPTQKLRPFNFDEFQNRSRLINFRRQLQTH, encoded by the exons atGGTGCGCCTTGTTCATCTCCTTCTTATCATCATCACTCTCTTCACTATTTCATgtgtctcttcttcttcttcaaacccTACTATGACAACCAAGGACTTCATCCTTGCCACTCTTGGCCACACTGATGATTCCCTTAATTTTGCTGAATTTGCTGaaaa GTATGGAAAGAGGTATGAATCAGTGGAGGAGATAAAGAAAAAGTTTGCTGTGTTCAAGGATCATCTCAAAGAAATCAAGTCCCATAATGAGAAGGGATTAAGTTTCACACTTGGAATCAATG aattttCGGATATGACCTGGGAAGAATTCAAAGCAAAAAGGCTCAGATATAAATGTTGTGGGAAGAATCCAACCCAAAAATTAAGGCCCTTCAACTTCGATGAGTTTCAAAATAGATCAAGGCTTATCAACTTCCGAAGGCAACTACAAACTCACTGA
- the LOC120263569 gene encoding LOW QUALITY PROTEIN: probable GTP diphosphokinase RSH2, chloroplastic (The sequence of the model RefSeq protein was modified relative to this genomic sequence to represent the inferred CDS: deleted 1 base in 1 codon), whose product MSVPAIALYASPPSHHPCQLASASSHGSPEHDFNPRPCPPSSCPKPIAMGGLSCLFSSSTARHTADELSSIWHDRSDDLSSPFSFKSRDASPVSVFRGPVSSSRSPPSFRIPKDWIGCDLRTGRDRLFRGFVRNALGSCLDYDSPSFPMPGSRGLDSEELAFDLEDGLDVMAPACEPYARELLAGAQERHKIFYEELVVKAFYEAEKAHRGQVRASGGPYLQHCVETAVLLAKIGANATVVAAGLLHDTFDDSFMDYDYIFRSFGAAVADLVEGVSKLSQLSKLARDNNTASKTVEADRLHTMFLAMTDARAVLIKLADRLHNMMTLDALPMDKQLRFAKETLEIFAPLANRLGISSWKEQLESLCFKHLYPGQHKELTSKLISSFDEAMIASVIEKLEEVLKAEGVSYHVLSGRHKSLYSIYSKMLKKQLTMDEIHDIHGLRVIVDKEEDCYTALNIVHNLWPKIIGRFKDYISCPKFNGYRSLHTVVMGEDMLPLEVQIRTKEMHLQAEYGFAAHWRYKEGDSMHSSFVLQMVEWARWVLTWQCEIMNTDGCSSLGESELVKPPCPFPSHSEDCPYSYTQQCDHDGPIFIIMLENEKMSVQELPPNSTVNDLLERASRRSSRWALYNLPVKEELRPKLNHEPICNPKQKLRMGDVVELTPAIPDKSLTEYREEIKRMYDLGLAVPTQGRWRS is encoded by the exons ATGTCGGTGCCGGCAATCGCGCTCTACGCTAGTCCGCCAAGCCACCACCCGTGCCAGCTCGCTTCTGCGTCCTCCCATGGCTCGCCGGAGCATGACTTCAACCCCCGGCCATGTCCACCGTCCTCTTGCCCTAAGCCGATCGCCATGGGTGGCCTCTCCTGCCTCTTCTCCTCTTCCACTGCCCGCCACACTGCCGACGAGCTTAGCTCCATCTGGCACGACCGCTCCGATGATCTCTCCAGCCCCTTCTCCTTCAAGTCCCGTGACGCCAGCCCTGTCTCGGTGTTCCGCGGCCCTGTTTCCTCCAGCCGGAGTCCACCATCGTTTCGGATCCCTAAGGATTGGATTGGATGTGATTTGAGGACGGGAAGAGACAGGCTTTTCCGGGGGTTCGTGAGGAATGCTTTGGGATCTTGTTTGGACTATGATTCTCCGAGCTTTCCCATGCCTGGAAGCAGGGGGCTTGATTCAGAAGAgcttgcttttgatttggaggaTGGTTTGGATGTTATGGCGCCAGCCTGTGAGCCCTACGCCAGAGAATTGCTTGCCGGAGCACAAGAAAGGCATAAGATTTTCTATGAGGAGCTTGTTGTGAAGGCGTTCTATGAGGCTGAGAAGGCTCATAGAGGGCAG GTGAGGGCGAGTGGTGGTCCATATTTGCAGCATTGTGTGGAAACAGCAGTGTTGTTGGCGAAGATTGGTGCTAATGCCACTGTTGTTGCTGCCGGGCTTTTACATGACACATTTGATGATTCTTTTATGgattatgattatatttttcgGTCTTTTGGAGCTGCAGTTGCTGATCTTGTTGAAGGG GTCTCAAAGCTTAGTCAATTGAGCAAGCTTGCTCGTGACAACAATACTGCTAGTAAGACTGTTGAGGCTGATCGGTTGCACACGATGTTTCTAGCCATGACAGATGCTAGAGCTGTTCTTATCAAGTTAGCAGACAGACTACACAACATGATGACCCTTGATGCTCTGCCCATGGATAAGCAACTGAGATTTGCTAAAGAAACTTTGGAAATCTTCGCTCCATTGGCCAATAGGTTGGGGATCTCGAGTTGGAAAGAGCAACTAGAGAGTTTGTGCTTCAAACATCTTTATCCCGGCCAGCACAAAGAGCTGACTTCTAAACTCATTAGTTCATTTGATGAAGCCATGATAGCTTCTGTTATTGAGAAACTAGAGGAGGTTCTCAAAGCCGAAGGTGTTTCTTACCATGTTCTTTCAGGAAGGCACAAGAGCTTGTACAGCATTTACTCGAAGATGCTCAA GAAGCAGCTAACTATGGATGAGATCCATGACATTCATGGGTTGCGGGTGATAGTTGATAAAGAAGAAGATTGCTACACTGCACTTAACATTGTCCATAATTTATGGCCCAAAATTATTGGAAGGTTTAAAGATTACATTTCTTGTCCCAAATTCAATGG TTATCGATCATTGCATACTGTTGTTATGGGGGAAGACATGCTTCCTCTGGAGGTGCAGATCCGAACCAAAGAGATGCATCTTCAGGCTGAATATGGATTCGCCGCACATTGGAGATACAAGGAAGGTGACTCCATGCACTCATCCTTTGTGCTTCAAATGGTTGAATGGGCGAGATGGGTCCTGACTTGGCAGTGTGAGATAATGAACACTGATGGCTGCTCGTCTCTTGGCGAATCAGAGCTGGTTAAGCCACCATGTCCATTCCCTAGTCATTCTGAAGACTGCCCTTATTCATACACACAACAATGTGACCATGATGGACCTATATTTATCATAATGcttgaaaatgaaaag ATGTCTGTGCAGGAGTTACCACCGAATTCAACGGTAAATGATCTCTTGGAGAGGGCAAGTCGACGGAGTTCAAGATGGGCACTTTATAATTTACCGGTGAAGGAAGAGTTACGACCAAAGCTGAATCACGAACCGATTTGTAACCCGAAACAGAAGCTT AGGATGGGTGATGTGGTTGAGCTGACACCGGCGATACCTGATAAATCTCTAACTGAGTATCGCGAAGAAATCAAGCGTATGTATGATCTTGGGCTTGCTGTTCCAACCCAAGGAAGATGGAGAAGCTGA
- the LOC120263747 gene encoding cysteine proteinase 2-like, whose translation MASLVHLLLMTITLFTISAISSSSPMATKDYILSTLGHTHDSITFARFAQRYGKRYESVEEINKRFGLFMDNLNIIRSTNKKGLSYKLGINKFTDMSWEEFRSNKLGAAQNCSATLKGNHKLTDAPIPQTRDWRKEGIVSPVKDQGECGSCWTFSATGALEAAHCQATGKNITLSEQQLVDCAQAFNNNGCQGGLPSQAFQYVKYNGGLDTEKSYPYKETDGTCSYKSENIGVKVINTVNITMDAEDELKHAVGVVRPVSIAFEVVQSFMSYKSGVYSSDTCGSSPMDVNHAVLAVGYGVEKGVPYWLIKNSWGTEWGMDGYFKMELGKNMCGVATCASYPVVSA comes from the exons ATGGCAAGCCTtgttcatctccttctcatGACCATCACTCTCTTCACCATTTCAGCCATCTCTTCTTCAAGCCCTATGGCTACCAAGGACTACATCCTTTCCACTCTTGGCCACACTCATGACTCCATTACTTTTGCTAGATTTGCTCaaag GTATGGAAAGAGGTATGAATCAGTGGAGGAGATAAACAAAAGGTTTGGTCTGTTCATGGATAATCTCAACATAATCAGGTCCACAAATAAGAAGGGACTTTCATACAAACTTGGAATTAACA AATTTACTGATATGAGCTGGGAAGAATTCCGATCAAACAAGCTTGGTGCTGCGCAGAATTGTTCGGCAACTCTCAAAGGCAATCACAAACTCACTGATGCACCAATTCCCCAAACG AGAGATTGGAGAAAAGAAGGAATTGTGAGTCCTGTTAAAGATCAAGGTGAATGTGGATCATGCTGGACTTTCAGTGCAACAGGAGCACTAGAAGCAGCACACTGCCAAGCAACAGGAAAGAACATTACTCTTTCTGAACAACAACTTGTGGACTGTGCTCAAGCCTTCAATAACAATGGATGCCAAGGAGGATTACCTTCTCAAGCTTTTCAGTATGTTAAGTACAATGGTGGTCTTGACACtgaaaaatcatacccttacaaAGAAACTGATGGCACTTGCAGCTACAAATCTGAAAATATTGGTGTCAAAGTTATAAACACAGTTAACATCACCATG GATGCTGAAGATGAACTAAAGCATGCAGTTGGAGTTGTTAGGCCAGTGAGTATTGCATTTGAAGTGGTGCAGAGTTTCATGTCTTATAAAAGTGGTGTGTACTCTAGTGACACATGTGGAAGTTCTCCAATG GATGTGAATCATGCTGTTCTTGCTGTTGGTTATGGAGTTGAGAAGGGTGTACCTTATTGGCTTATTAAGAATTCATGGGGAACTGAATGGGGTATGGATGGTTATTTCAAGATGGAACTGGGGAAGAACATGTGTG gtGTGGCTACTTGTGCTTCCTACCCAGTTGTTTCTGCATAA
- the LOC120263705 gene encoding pre-rRNA-processing protein ESF1, giving the protein MKPFLNLAKKRKKKDKPEKQRPDREDDSQKPTMESLDRSQDAVTKIQKKKKKKQKVEREHGEKKKERKNKDVITDERFASMHYDPRFQRMPKKEAKVVVDSRFSSMFTDENFAKSSAPVDKRGRKRKGKGVNPLLHYYLQEEEPKVKEEDERESSEEEFEKPESVDHESSSTGEDDDDDDEYSVDSEICRYLTANLEGAPQIENETHRLAVMNMDWDHIKAVDIYVVMNSCLPKGGEILSVAVYPSEFGLKCMEIEAVHGPSALIDSNEGESDDEAEIDNERLRVYELNRLRYYYAVVVCDSSATANHIYKTLDGTELLKTSNVFDLRFIPDSMEFKHPPREITIEAPTSYKEPEFHTRALQHSKVKLSWEEDEPQRTKLLRRKCNPNQLDEFKDYLASTDEDSDEDDEEHGAGGNGEAKRLLEIEKFRALLQSKSGNGSDSDSDKDDGKDMEITFNTGLEDLSKRILEKRDKKSETVWETVLRKRKEKKAARKKRSKYSSDDESSDFDAQETDEQPDDFFMEEELMDVDANASEKHVKVSKKGGKNKQGRKEQTPELAKEREASKAELELLFAEDQGADSAPKGYNLKPKKKVKGKKGKKEELIDDKLPTIDYSEDPRFSAMLNNPMFALDPTDPQYKRSAPYARQKLQKQSKVDMKDSIVEEVPIRKEDEVSLPSSRKKEYEFSATVRSLKRNIGTFKKQR; this is encoded by the exons ATGAAACCATTCCTAAATCTCGCGAAGAAGCGGAAGAAGAAAGATAAGCCTGAGAAGCAACGCCCGGATCGAGAGGACGACTCTCAGAAGCCAACAATGGAGTCCTTAGATCGTTCCCAAGACGCCGTAACGAAAatccagaagaagaagaagaagaagcagaaggtGGAGCGAGAACATGgcgagaagaagaaagagaggaaaaataAGGACGTAATCACGGATGAGAGATTTGCATCTATGCACTACGACCCGAGGTTCCAGAGGATGCCCAAGAAGGAAGCGAAGGTGGTGGTGGACTCGCGCTTTTCGAGTATGTTCACTGATGAGAATTTCGCGAAGTCTTCCGCGCCAGTGGATAAGCGGGGCAGGAAGAGGAAAGGCAAGGGTGTTAATCCGTTGCTGCATTACTATCTCCAAGAGGAGGAGCCGAAGgtcaaggaagaagatgaaagagaaagCAGCGAAGAGGAATTTGAGAAGCCAGAAAGTGTAGATCATGAGAGTTCTTCAACCggtgaggatgatgatgacgatgatgag TACTCAGTGGATAGTGAAATATGTCGGTATTTAACAGCTAACCTTGAGGGTGCACcacaaattgaaaatgaaactcATAGGTTGGCTGTTATGAACATGGATTGGGATCATATCAAG GCGGTGGATATATATGTTGTGATGAATTCATGTCTACCAAAAGGGGGGGAAATTTTGTCAGTGGCTGTTTATCCATCCGAGTTTGGTCTCAAGTGCATGGAAATAGAAGCAGTTCATGGACCATCTGCTCTTATCGACTCCAATGAAGGAGAGAGTGATGATGAAGCTGAGATTGACAATGAAAGATTGCGTGTTTATGAATTGAATAGGCTAAG GTATTACTATGCCGTTGTAGTTTGTGATTCAAGTGCTACTGCAAACCACATATATAAAACACTCGATGGCACTGAGCTTTTAAAGACATccaatgtgtttgatttgagGTTCATTCCTGACTCAATGGAGTTCAAGCATCCTCCTCGTGAAATCACCATCGAG GCACCAACAAGCTATAAGGAGCCAGAATTCCATACCCGTGCTTTGCAGCATAGCAAAGTCAAACTTTCTTGGGAGGAAGATGAACCACAACGCACAAAGTTATTGAGAAGAAAGTGCAATCCCAACCAG CTGGATGAATTCAAAGACTATCTCGCTTCCACTGATGAAGATagtgatgaggatgatgaagaaCATGGTGCTGGTGGGAATGGTGAAGCCAAAAGACTATTGGAAATAGAGAAATTCCGTGCTCTTTTGCAGTCCAAGTCAGGCAATGGATCAGATTCAGATTCAGATAAAGATGATGGCAAAGACATGGAGATAACCTTCAATACAGGTCTGGAGGATCTAAGCAAGCGCATTCTGGAGAAAAGAGACAAGAAGTCTGAGACTGTCTGGGAGACGGTTCttaggaaaagaaaggaaaagaaagcaGCGAGGAAGAAGAGATCCAAATACTCTTCTGATGATGAAAGCAGTGATTTTGATGCTCAAGAAACTGATGAACAGCCTGATGATTTCTTTATGGAAGAAGAACTCATGGATGTTGATGCCAATGCCAGTGAGAAACACGTTAAGGTGTCAAAGAAAGGCGGTAAAAATAAGCAAGGAAGGAAAGAACAGACTCCGGAATTGGCAAAGGAACGAGAAGCGAGTAAAGCAGAACTTGAGTTACTGTTTGCTGAGGACCAAGGTGCCGATAGTGCTCCGAAGGGCTACAATCTAAAACCTAAGAAGAAGGTCAAAGGGAAGAAAGGGAAGAAGGAAGAGCTTATTGATGATAAGTTACCTACTATTGATTACAGTGAAGACCCACGTTTCTCAGCTATGTtgaataatcctatgtttgcgtTGGACCCAACCGATCCTCAATACAAAAG GAGTGCGCCCTATGCACGGCAAAAACTACAGAAACAGAGCAAGGTGGATATGAAGGACTCGATTGTTGAAGAAGTTCCTATCCGGAAAGAAGATGAAGTTTCTCTCCCATCTTCGCGGAAAAAAGAGTATGAATTCTCGGCAACAGTTAGATCTCTCAAGAGAAACATCGGCACCTTTAAGAAACaacgttaa